One segment of Synchiropus splendidus isolate RoL2022-P1 chromosome 4, RoL_Sspl_1.0, whole genome shotgun sequence DNA contains the following:
- the LOC128757800 gene encoding ras association domain-containing protein 8-like isoform X3, translating to MRMDLKVWVDGVQRVVCGVTEFTTCQEVVIALAQAIGRTGRYTLIEKWRETERHIAPSESPVVSLNKWGQFAGDVQLILHRSGPSASERQVSGLLSARVLSRQSLPPLAKLRPAAECALKRCEPKRKSLAGRARSLREIFGKRKTTDGSQQPCRDIGGRRTECEGSACDLGRLVQLQKDKLQVLENLLLGFETVLDEDRALEVLMLEQQVRKNNTEIEEEEFWQDEFQMELESEQLLRLQLEQLQHQLLDCEQKLSEHLVYIQKMEEEVQQENGPGQTVSEEEVAPRPDSVWAELEIQNQHAAHLEVSLRSLEDQLCQTSCLLQEKEQELELLTKELRRVNLRQFIQKTDTRVAVVVAEAGGLGRVINPGHARPGELPRQSLTVVYVFTLMCVLWPCSSFKSRNFILLT from the exons ATGAGGATGGATCTGAAAGTGTGGGTGGACGGAGTCCAGCGAGTTGTCTGTGGTGTGACTGAGTTCACCACATGCCAGGAAGTAGTCATTGCTCTTGCACAGGCCATCG GTCGCACTGGCCGATACACCCTGATTGAGAAGTGGCGGGAGACAGAGCGCCATATTGCGCCAAGCGAGAGCCCTGTGGTGTCCCTCAACAAATGGGGGCAGTTTGCCGGTGATGTCCAGCTCATCCTCCATCGTTCAGGACCGTCGGCCAGTGAAAGGCAAGTGTCCGGCCTCTTGTCGGCACGAGTACTGTCCCGCCAGAGTCTACCGCCCCTTGCCAAGCTCCGACCTGCGGCAGAGTGCGCGCTCAAACGCTGTGAACCGAAACGCAAGTCGCTTGCAGGACGAGCTCGGAGTCTGCGTGAGATCTTTGGGAAACGTAAAACCACTGATG GTTCTCAGCAGCCATGCAGAGACATTGGTGGAAGAAGAACTGAATGTGAAGGTTCGGCCTGTGATCTGGGGCGCCTGGTGCAGCTGCAGAAAGACAAGCTCCAGGTTCTAGAAAACCTGCTGCTGGGCTTTGAGACGGTGCTAGATGAG GACAGAGCCCTGGAGGTTCTGATGCTGGAGCAGCAAGTGAGGAAGAACAACACTGAGATCGAGGAGGAAGAGTTCTGGCAGGACGAGTTTcagatggagctggagagcgagcagctgctcaggctgCAACTAGAGCAGCTCCAACATCAACTATTGGACTGTGAGCAGAAACTCTCTGAACATCTCGTTTACATCCAA aagatggaggaggaagtgcaGCAGGAGAACGGGCCAGGCCAGACAGTCTCGGAGGAG GAAGTGGCTCCAAGACCAGACAGTGTGTGGGCGGAGCTGGAGATCCAGAATCAGCATGCAGCTCACCTGGAGGTCAGCTTGAGGTCATTGGAGGATCAGCTGTGCCAGACCAGCTGTTTGCTACAG gagaaggagcaggaacTCGAGTTGTTGACAAAAGAACTTCGACGAGTAAATCTGCGACAGTTTATTCAGAAAACTGATACAAGAGTTGCTGTGGTagtggcag AAGCTGGAGGACTGGGTCGGGTCATCAATCCGGGACACGCACGACCAGGAGAGCTGCCTCGTCAATCACTGACTGTTGTGTATGTCTTCACACTCATGTGTGTCCTATGGCCTTGTTCTAGTTTCAAAAGCAGAAACTTTATTTTACTAACTTGA
- the LOC128757800 gene encoding ras association domain-containing protein 8-like isoform X1 — translation MRMDLKVWVDGVQRVVCGVTEFTTCQEVVIALAQAIGRTGRYTLIEKWRETERHIAPSESPVVSLNKWGQFAGDVQLILHRSGPSASERQVSGLLSARVLSRQSLPPLAKLRPAAECALKRCEPKRKSLAGRARSLREIFGKRKTTDGSQQPCRDIGGRRTECEGSACDLGRLVQLQKDKLQVLENLLLGFETVLDEDRALEVLMLEQQVRKNNTEIEEEEFWQDEFQMELESEQLLRLQLEQLQHQLLDCEQKLSEHLVYIQKMEEEVQQENGPGQTVSEEEVAPRPDSVWAELEIQNQHAAHLEVSLRSLEDQLCQTSCLLQEKEQELELLTKELRRVNLRQFIQKTDTRVAVVVAGEDTHTVKSRNLCCGSGPEVDSGSLDRMSMSRPVLTDPSVLKCSTSSPRHPAGVYV, via the exons ATGAGGATGGATCTGAAAGTGTGGGTGGACGGAGTCCAGCGAGTTGTCTGTGGTGTGACTGAGTTCACCACATGCCAGGAAGTAGTCATTGCTCTTGCACAGGCCATCG GTCGCACTGGCCGATACACCCTGATTGAGAAGTGGCGGGAGACAGAGCGCCATATTGCGCCAAGCGAGAGCCCTGTGGTGTCCCTCAACAAATGGGGGCAGTTTGCCGGTGATGTCCAGCTCATCCTCCATCGTTCAGGACCGTCGGCCAGTGAAAGGCAAGTGTCCGGCCTCTTGTCGGCACGAGTACTGTCCCGCCAGAGTCTACCGCCCCTTGCCAAGCTCCGACCTGCGGCAGAGTGCGCGCTCAAACGCTGTGAACCGAAACGCAAGTCGCTTGCAGGACGAGCTCGGAGTCTGCGTGAGATCTTTGGGAAACGTAAAACCACTGATG GTTCTCAGCAGCCATGCAGAGACATTGGTGGAAGAAGAACTGAATGTGAAGGTTCGGCCTGTGATCTGGGGCGCCTGGTGCAGCTGCAGAAAGACAAGCTCCAGGTTCTAGAAAACCTGCTGCTGGGCTTTGAGACGGTGCTAGATGAG GACAGAGCCCTGGAGGTTCTGATGCTGGAGCAGCAAGTGAGGAAGAACAACACTGAGATCGAGGAGGAAGAGTTCTGGCAGGACGAGTTTcagatggagctggagagcgagcagctgctcaggctgCAACTAGAGCAGCTCCAACATCAACTATTGGACTGTGAGCAGAAACTCTCTGAACATCTCGTTTACATCCAA aagatggaggaggaagtgcaGCAGGAGAACGGGCCAGGCCAGACAGTCTCGGAGGAG GAAGTGGCTCCAAGACCAGACAGTGTGTGGGCGGAGCTGGAGATCCAGAATCAGCATGCAGCTCACCTGGAGGTCAGCTTGAGGTCATTGGAGGATCAGCTGTGCCAGACCAGCTGTTTGCTACAG gagaaggagcaggaacTCGAGTTGTTGACAAAAGAACTTCGACGAGTAAATCTGCGACAGTTTATTCAGAAAACTGATACAAGAGTTGCTGTGGTagtggcaggtgaggacacacacacagtcaaatcCAGGAACCTATGCTGTGGTTCTGGTCCAGAGGTGGACTCCGGTTCTCTGGATCGAATGAGCATGTCTCGACCCGTACTCACTGACCCCTCAGTCCTGAAGTGCAGCACCTCATCACCTCGCCACCCTGCAGGGGTCTATGTGTGA
- the LOC128757800 gene encoding ras association domain-containing protein 8-like isoform X2, which yields MRMDLKVWVDGVQRVVCGVTEFTTCQEVVIALAQAIGRTGRYTLIEKWRETERHIAPSESPVVSLNKWGQFAGDVQLILHRSGPSASERQVSGLLSARVLSRQSLPPLAKLRPAAECALKRCEPKRKSLAGRARSLREIFGKRKTTDGSQQPCRDIGGRRTECEGSACDLGRLVQLQKDKLQVLENLLLGFETVLDEDRALEVLMLEQQVRKNNTEIEEEEFWQDEFQMELESEQLLRLQLEQLQHQLLDCEQKLSEHLVYIQMEEEVQQENGPGQTVSEEEVAPRPDSVWAELEIQNQHAAHLEVSLRSLEDQLCQTSCLLQEKEQELELLTKELRRVNLRQFIQKTDTRVAVVVAGEDTHTVKSRNLCCGSGPEVDSGSLDRMSMSRPVLTDPSVLKCSTSSPRHPAGVYV from the exons ATGAGGATGGATCTGAAAGTGTGGGTGGACGGAGTCCAGCGAGTTGTCTGTGGTGTGACTGAGTTCACCACATGCCAGGAAGTAGTCATTGCTCTTGCACAGGCCATCG GTCGCACTGGCCGATACACCCTGATTGAGAAGTGGCGGGAGACAGAGCGCCATATTGCGCCAAGCGAGAGCCCTGTGGTGTCCCTCAACAAATGGGGGCAGTTTGCCGGTGATGTCCAGCTCATCCTCCATCGTTCAGGACCGTCGGCCAGTGAAAGGCAAGTGTCCGGCCTCTTGTCGGCACGAGTACTGTCCCGCCAGAGTCTACCGCCCCTTGCCAAGCTCCGACCTGCGGCAGAGTGCGCGCTCAAACGCTGTGAACCGAAACGCAAGTCGCTTGCAGGACGAGCTCGGAGTCTGCGTGAGATCTTTGGGAAACGTAAAACCACTGATG GTTCTCAGCAGCCATGCAGAGACATTGGTGGAAGAAGAACTGAATGTGAAGGTTCGGCCTGTGATCTGGGGCGCCTGGTGCAGCTGCAGAAAGACAAGCTCCAGGTTCTAGAAAACCTGCTGCTGGGCTTTGAGACGGTGCTAGATGAG GACAGAGCCCTGGAGGTTCTGATGCTGGAGCAGCAAGTGAGGAAGAACAACACTGAGATCGAGGAGGAAGAGTTCTGGCAGGACGAGTTTcagatggagctggagagcgagcagctgctcaggctgCAACTAGAGCAGCTCCAACATCAACTATTGGACTGTGAGCAGAAACTCTCTGAACATCTCGTTTACATCCAA atggaggaggaagtgcaGCAGGAGAACGGGCCAGGCCAGACAGTCTCGGAGGAG GAAGTGGCTCCAAGACCAGACAGTGTGTGGGCGGAGCTGGAGATCCAGAATCAGCATGCAGCTCACCTGGAGGTCAGCTTGAGGTCATTGGAGGATCAGCTGTGCCAGACCAGCTGTTTGCTACAG gagaaggagcaggaacTCGAGTTGTTGACAAAAGAACTTCGACGAGTAAATCTGCGACAGTTTATTCAGAAAACTGATACAAGAGTTGCTGTGGTagtggcaggtgaggacacacacacagtcaaatcCAGGAACCTATGCTGTGGTTCTGGTCCAGAGGTGGACTCCGGTTCTCTGGATCGAATGAGCATGTCTCGACCCGTACTCACTGACCCCTCAGTCCTGAAGTGCAGCACCTCATCACCTCGCCACCCTGCAGGGGTCTATGTGTGA
- the LOC128757800 gene encoding ras association domain-containing protein 8-like isoform X4 has protein sequence MRMDLKVWVDGVQRVVCGVTEFTTCQEVVIALAQAIGRTGRYTLIEKWRETERHIAPSESPVVSLNKWGQFAGDVQLILHRSGPSASERQVSGLLSARVLSRQSLPPLAKLRPAAECALKRCEPKRKSLAGRARSLREIFGKRKTTDGSQQPCRDIGGRRTECEGSACDLGRLVQLQKDKLQVLENLLLGFETVLDEDRALEVLMLEQQVRKNNTEIEEEEFWQDEFQMELESEQLLRLQLEQLQHQLLDYGGGSAAGERARPDSLGGGSGSKTRQCVGGAGDPESACSSPGGQLEVIGGSAVPDQLFATGEGAGTRVVDKRTSTSKSATVYSEN, from the exons ATGAGGATGGATCTGAAAGTGTGGGTGGACGGAGTCCAGCGAGTTGTCTGTGGTGTGACTGAGTTCACCACATGCCAGGAAGTAGTCATTGCTCTTGCACAGGCCATCG GTCGCACTGGCCGATACACCCTGATTGAGAAGTGGCGGGAGACAGAGCGCCATATTGCGCCAAGCGAGAGCCCTGTGGTGTCCCTCAACAAATGGGGGCAGTTTGCCGGTGATGTCCAGCTCATCCTCCATCGTTCAGGACCGTCGGCCAGTGAAAGGCAAGTGTCCGGCCTCTTGTCGGCACGAGTACTGTCCCGCCAGAGTCTACCGCCCCTTGCCAAGCTCCGACCTGCGGCAGAGTGCGCGCTCAAACGCTGTGAACCGAAACGCAAGTCGCTTGCAGGACGAGCTCGGAGTCTGCGTGAGATCTTTGGGAAACGTAAAACCACTGATG GTTCTCAGCAGCCATGCAGAGACATTGGTGGAAGAAGAACTGAATGTGAAGGTTCGGCCTGTGATCTGGGGCGCCTGGTGCAGCTGCAGAAAGACAAGCTCCAGGTTCTAGAAAACCTGCTGCTGGGCTTTGAGACGGTGCTAGATGAG GACAGAGCCCTGGAGGTTCTGATGCTGGAGCAGCAAGTGAGGAAGAACAACACTGAGATCGAGGAGGAAGAGTTCTGGCAGGACGAGTTTcagatggagctggagagcgagcagctgctcaggctgCAACTAGAGCAGCTCCAACATCAACTATTGGACT atggaggaggaagtgcaGCAGGAGAACGGGCCAGGCCAGACAGTCTCGGAGGAG GAAGTGGCTCCAAGACCAGACAGTGTGTGGGCGGAGCTGGAGATCCAGAATCAGCATGCAGCTCACCTGGAGGTCAGCTTGAGGTCATTGGAGGATCAGCTGTGCCAGACCAGCTGTTTGCTACAG gagaaggagcaggaacTCGAGTTGTTGACAAAAGAACTTCGACGAGTAAATCTGCGACAGTTTATTCAGAAAACTGA